The proteins below come from a single Pseudomonas chlororaphis genomic window:
- a CDS encoding IMP dehydrogenase encodes MSIHVALHHVTHYRYDRAVELGPQIVRLRPAPHSRTRILSYALKVSPDQHFINWQQDPQGNYLARLVFPEKTEELRIEVDLLAEMAVFNPFDFFLEPYAEKIPFSYAADERKELAPYLETLPLTPRLQAYLEGIDRTPLPAVDFLVALNQRLSEDINYLIRMEPGVQTPEHTLEQASGSCRDSAWLLVQLLRNLGLAARFVSGYLIQLTADVKSLDGPSGTEVDFTDLHAWCEVYLPGAGWIGLDATSGLFAGEGHIPLACSPDPSSAAPISGLVEPCECAFSHTMSVERVWEAPRVTKPYTDAQWLAIQALGRQIDVDLLEGDVRLTMGGEPTFVSIDDPDGAEWNTAALGPDKRRLSAELFARMRDHYAPKGLVHFGQGKWYPGEQLPRWSLNCYWRRDGVPIWHNSALIADEQQDYQADGELAGRFLTRVAERLNIPARFVFPAYEDNFYYLWREGALPSNVTAQDPRLEEPLERARLRKVFSQGLDKVIGQVLPLARTAKGDQWQSGRWYLRDEHCRLVPGDSPLGYRLPLASQPWVKAAEFPFIHATDPNQDFPELPDTERLAQHGEAAVDPDRAPPVDVSADWLTRTALCAEARDGRLYLFMPPLERAEDYLELVSAIEATAQALHCPVLLEGYEPPSDPRLGNLRITPDPGVIEVNVQPSATWDELVERTEFLYEQARQTRLTTEKFMIDGRHTGTGGGNHFVLGGATPADSPFLRRPDLLRSLISYWHNHPSLSYLFSGLFIGPTSQAPRVDEARNDALYELEIAFAQMPQPGEECPPWLVDRLLRNLLIDVTGNTHRAEFCIDKLYSPDGATGRLGLLELRAFEMPPHARMSLVQQLLLRALVARFWREPYAPAKLARWGTELHDRFLLPHFIEQDFADVINELNAAGYPLRAEWFAAHLEFRFPKVGDYAVNGIELQLRQALEPWHVLGEEGAAGGTVRYVDSSLERLEVKLNGLAPQRYVLTCNGVPVPLHPTGRVGEFVAGVRFRAWQPANCLQPTIPVQAPLVFDVLDTWTQRSLGGCQYHVAHPGGRNYESLPVNANEAESRRMARFFRLGHTPGKIPIPSLAVDDEFPLTLDLRRFHGAPKM; translated from the coding sequence GTGTCGATCCATGTTGCTTTGCACCACGTCACGCATTACCGCTACGACCGCGCCGTCGAGCTCGGGCCGCAGATCGTTCGCCTGCGCCCGGCGCCCCATAGCCGTACGCGGATTCTTTCCTATGCGCTGAAGGTCTCGCCCGACCAGCACTTCATCAACTGGCAGCAGGACCCCCAGGGCAATTACCTGGCGCGGCTGGTGTTTCCCGAGAAAACCGAGGAACTGCGGATCGAGGTCGACCTGCTGGCGGAAATGGCGGTGTTCAACCCCTTCGACTTTTTCCTCGAGCCTTATGCCGAGAAGATCCCCTTCAGCTACGCCGCCGATGAGCGCAAGGAGCTGGCCCCGTACCTGGAAACCCTGCCGCTGACGCCGCGGTTGCAGGCTTACCTGGAGGGCATCGACCGCACGCCGCTGCCGGCGGTGGATTTCCTGGTGGCGCTCAACCAGCGCCTGAGCGAAGACATCAACTACCTGATCCGCATGGAGCCCGGCGTCCAGACTCCGGAGCACACCCTGGAGCAGGCCTCCGGTTCTTGCCGCGACTCGGCCTGGTTGCTGGTGCAACTGTTGCGCAACCTCGGCCTGGCGGCGCGGTTCGTGTCCGGTTACCTGATCCAGTTGACGGCCGATGTGAAAAGCCTCGACGGCCCGTCCGGGACCGAGGTGGACTTCACCGACCTGCATGCCTGGTGCGAGGTCTACCTGCCGGGCGCGGGCTGGATCGGCCTGGATGCGACGTCGGGGTTGTTCGCTGGCGAAGGGCATATCCCGCTGGCGTGCAGCCCCGATCCGTCCTCGGCGGCGCCGATCAGTGGCCTGGTGGAACCGTGCGAGTGCGCGTTCAGCCACACCATGTCGGTCGAGCGCGTCTGGGAAGCGCCGCGGGTGACCAAGCCGTACACCGACGCGCAATGGCTGGCGATCCAGGCCCTGGGCCGGCAGATTGACGTGGATCTGCTGGAGGGTGATGTGCGCCTGACCATGGGCGGCGAGCCAACGTTCGTGTCCATCGACGACCCGGATGGCGCCGAGTGGAACACCGCGGCGCTCGGGCCGGACAAGCGCAGGCTGTCTGCCGAGCTGTTCGCTCGGATGCGCGACCACTATGCCCCCAAGGGCCTGGTGCATTTCGGCCAGGGCAAGTGGTACCCCGGCGAACAACTGCCGCGCTGGTCGCTCAATTGCTATTGGCGCCGTGATGGTGTGCCGATCTGGCACAACAGCGCACTGATCGCCGACGAGCAGCAGGACTACCAGGCTGACGGCGAGCTGGCGGGGCGCTTCCTGACCCGCGTCGCCGAGCGCCTGAACATTCCCGCGCGATTCGTGTTCCCGGCCTACGAAGACAATTTCTATTACCTGTGGCGCGAAGGCGCGCTGCCTTCGAATGTCACGGCCCAGGACCCACGCCTGGAAGAGCCTTTGGAGCGCGCGCGGCTGCGCAAGGTCTTCAGCCAGGGCCTGGACAAGGTGATCGGTCAGGTTCTGCCGTTGGCCCGCACCGCCAAGGGCGATCAATGGCAAAGCGGCCGCTGGTACCTGCGGGATGAGCACTGCCGGCTGGTGCCGGGGGATTCGCCCCTGGGCTATCGCCTGCCGTTGGCGTCGCAGCCCTGGGTCAAGGCGGCTGAGTTCCCGTTTATCCACGCCACCGATCCGAACCAGGATTTTCCTGAGTTGCCCGACACCGAACGGTTGGCGCAGCACGGCGAAGCGGCCGTCGACCCGGATCGTGCGCCGCCGGTCGATGTCTCGGCCGATTGGCTGACCCGCACCGCCCTCTGTGCCGAGGCCCGCGACGGCCGACTGTACCTGTTCATGCCACCGCTGGAGCGGGCCGAGGATTACCTGGAGCTGGTCAGCGCCATCGAGGCGACGGCGCAGGCACTGCACTGCCCGGTGCTGCTGGAAGGCTATGAGCCGCCGAGCGACCCGCGCCTGGGCAATTTGCGTATTACCCCCGACCCGGGCGTGATCGAGGTCAACGTGCAACCCTCGGCCACCTGGGACGAGTTGGTCGAGCGCACCGAGTTCCTCTATGAGCAAGCGCGGCAGACCCGCTTGACCACCGAGAAATTCATGATCGACGGCCGGCACACCGGCACTGGTGGCGGTAACCATTTCGTACTGGGCGGCGCGACACCGGCTGACTCACCTTTCCTACGGCGTCCTGATCTGCTGCGCAGCCTGATCAGCTACTGGCATAACCACCCGTCGTTGTCCTACTTGTTTTCCGGATTGTTCATCGGCCCGACGTCCCAGGCGCCGCGGGTGGACGAGGCGCGCAACGACGCGTTGTACGAGTTGGAAATCGCTTTTGCGCAGATGCCCCAGCCGGGGGAGGAATGCCCGCCCTGGCTGGTTGACCGGTTGTTGCGCAACCTGTTGATCGACGTGACTGGCAATACCCACCGCGCCGAATTCTGCATCGACAAGCTCTATTCCCCGGACGGTGCCACCGGCCGTCTCGGCCTGCTGGAGCTGCGCGCTTTCGAGATGCCGCCTCACGCCCGCATGAGCCTGGTCCAGCAACTGTTGCTGCGGGCATTGGTGGCGCGGTTCTGGCGCGAGCCCTATGCGCCGGCGAAATTGGCGCGCTGGGGCACCGAACTGCATGACCGATTCCTGTTGCCGCACTTCATCGAGCAGGATTTTGCCGACGTCATCAATGAGCTGAACGCTGCCGGCTACCCGTTGCGCGCCGAGTGGTTCGCCGCTCACCTGGAGTTCCGTTTCCCCAAGGTTGGCGATTACGCGGTCAATGGCATCGAGTTGCAGTTGCGCCAGGCCCTCGAACCCTGGCATGTGCTCGGGGAGGAGGGCGCGGCGGGCGGCACTGTGCGTTATGTGGATTCCTCCCTGGAGCGCTTGGAGGTCAAGCTCAATGGCCTGGCACCGCAACGTTATGTGTTGACCTGCAACGGCGTGCCGGTGCCGCTGCACCCCACCGGTCGGGTCGGCGAGTTCGTCGCCGGGGTGCGTTTTCGCGCCTGGCAACCGGCCAACTGCCTGCAACCGACCATTCCGGTGCAGGCGCCGCTGGTCTTCGATGTGCTCGACACCTGGACGCAGCGTTCCCTGGGCGGCTGCCAGTATCACGTGGCGCATCCTGGCGGGCGCAACTACGAGAGCCTGCCGGTCAATGCCAACGAAGCCGAGAGCCGGCGGATGGCGCGCTTTTTCCGGCTCGGGCACACGCCCGGGAAAATTCCGATACCGAGCCTGGCCGTGGATGACGAATTTCCGCTCACGCTTGATCTGCGGCGTTTCCATGGGGCCCCGAAAATGTAA
- a CDS encoding lipoprotein — translation MIGGGSLKGFLARYFPVFMGTLLLGCFCGSMLLSLAGTTYWRALEPSTRADYVGFGTLALVLVLVGANLLIVRGRAWAVWGVAGYFLACLAAVLPMFAYRPHQGVYLFAVLLPLLGLLLLNSQRHREMRRKLVEIRRQRELIIQAAKGPRSRR, via the coding sequence ATGATCGGCGGCGGATCGCTGAAGGGCTTCCTGGCCCGCTACTTCCCGGTGTTCATGGGCACCCTTTTGCTGGGCTGCTTTTGCGGGTCGATGCTGCTCTCGCTGGCCGGGACGACCTACTGGCGGGCCTTGGAACCCTCCACCAGGGCTGACTATGTCGGGTTCGGGACATTGGCCCTGGTGCTCGTCCTGGTGGGGGCCAATCTCCTGATCGTACGTGGGCGGGCCTGGGCCGTCTGGGGGGTCGCGGGGTATTTCCTGGCGTGCCTGGCCGCCGTGCTGCCGATGTTTGCCTACCGGCCGCACCAAGGCGTCTACCTGTTCGCCGTGCTACTGCCTCTACTGGGGTTGTTGTTGCTCAACAGCCAGCGCCACCGGGAAATGCGCCGCAAGCTGGTGGAGATTCGCCGCCAGCGCGAGTTGATCATCCAGGCCGCCAAGGGCCCGCGCTCCCGCCGCTGA
- a CDS encoding NAD synthetase — MSSPSTPAIGMDFTFSQYMARQRIEAQVNLPRLFAAIDADPNIAGAGVVYIDSEYNVVTLREFKPICSIAPKRVILREAKKYIAPQQFIDQVKSSPRESKLGVEATNAGLSCVAAVIGWVVVFSGSVAVPFTAGASAWVVALGVAAATASTAQCVIGGARVANELNNPTGNDEMNDADWYNIVSPILDAVSLVGVGGSALTTVRLLKANKAAATGKSWYQLLKGLSRQERSKLTKELLTLKDPSLTAKLLKLQQRAGALPKRYSSAEIRHATLTQIKDALGGALGVIGSYTSDGHVKTVAVGLYEEFTE; from the coding sequence ATGAGCAGCCCCTCAACCCCCGCCATTGGCATGGACTTCACGTTCTCCCAGTACATGGCCCGTCAACGCATCGAAGCCCAGGTCAACCTGCCGCGCCTGTTCGCGGCCATCGATGCGGACCCCAATATCGCCGGCGCAGGGGTGGTGTATATCGACTCTGAGTACAACGTGGTGACCCTGCGCGAGTTCAAGCCGATCTGCAGCATCGCGCCCAAGCGCGTGATTTTGCGCGAGGCCAAGAAGTACATCGCCCCGCAGCAGTTCATCGACCAGGTGAAAAGCAGCCCGCGGGAGTCGAAGCTCGGGGTGGAGGCGACCAATGCCGGCTTGTCCTGCGTCGCCGCCGTCATCGGTTGGGTGGTGGTGTTCAGTGGCAGCGTCGCCGTGCCCTTTACCGCTGGAGCCAGTGCCTGGGTGGTGGCCCTGGGCGTAGCTGCCGCGACGGCGAGTACCGCTCAATGTGTGATTGGCGGCGCGCGGGTCGCCAACGAACTGAACAACCCCACCGGCAATGATGAGATGAACGACGCCGACTGGTACAACATCGTCTCGCCGATCCTGGATGCGGTGTCCCTGGTGGGCGTGGGTGGCTCGGCCCTGACCACGGTTCGCCTGCTCAAGGCCAACAAGGCAGCCGCTACCGGAAAGAGCTGGTACCAGTTGCTCAAGGGGTTGAGCCGGCAGGAACGCAGCAAATTGACCAAGGAGTTGCTGACGCTCAAGGACCCGAGCCTGACCGCCAAGCTGCTCAAGTTGCAGCAGCGGGCCGGGGCCCTGCCCAAACGTTATTCGTCCGCCGAAATCAGACACGCGACGCTGACCCAGATCAAGGACGCCTTGGGGGGGGCCTTGGGTGTCATCGGGAGTTACACCAGCGACGGCCATGTGAAAACCGTGGCTGTCGGCCTGTACGAGGAGTTCACCGAATGA
- a CDS encoding DNA helicase (unwinds double stranded DNA) gives MNEITAPEQYDLQTAALKVPPHSIEAEQAVLGGLMLDNNAWERVLDQVSDGDFYRHDHRLIFRAIAKLADQNMPIDVVTLAEQLDKEGQTSQVGGLGYLGELAKNTPSVANIKAYAQIVRQRATLRQLIGISNEIADSAFNPEGRTAEEILDEAERQIFQIAEARPKTGGPVSVNDLLTKAIDRIDTLFNTDNAITGLSTGYTDLDEKTSGLQPSDLIIVAGRPSMGKTTFAMNLVENAVLRSDKAVLVYSLEMPGESLIMRMLSSLGRIDQTKVRSGQLEDDDWPRLTSAVNLLNDRKLFIDDTAGISPSEMRARTRRLVREHGDIALIMIDYLQLMQIPGSSGDNRTNEISEISRSLKALAKEFNCPVVALSQLNRSLEQRPNKRPVNSDLRESGAIEQDADVIMFVYRDEVYHPETEHKGIAEIIIGKQRNGPIGFIRLAFIGKYTRFENLAPGSYNFDDDE, from the coding sequence ATGAACGAAATCACCGCTCCCGAGCAATACGATCTGCAAACCGCTGCCCTGAAGGTGCCGCCGCACTCCATCGAGGCCGAACAGGCCGTGCTCGGTGGCTTGATGCTGGACAACAACGCCTGGGAACGCGTGCTCGATCAAGTCTCCGACGGCGATTTCTACCGGCATGACCACCGCCTGATTTTCCGAGCGATCGCCAAGCTGGCCGATCAGAACATGCCGATCGACGTCGTGACCCTGGCCGAACAACTGGACAAGGAAGGGCAGACGTCCCAGGTGGGCGGCCTCGGTTACCTCGGCGAACTGGCGAAAAACACGCCGTCTGTCGCCAACATCAAGGCCTATGCGCAGATCGTCCGCCAGCGCGCGACCCTGCGCCAACTGATCGGCATCAGCAACGAGATCGCCGACAGCGCCTTCAACCCGGAAGGGCGTACCGCCGAAGAGATCCTCGATGAGGCCGAACGGCAGATCTTCCAGATCGCCGAGGCGCGGCCAAAGACCGGCGGTCCGGTCAGCGTCAACGACTTGCTGACCAAGGCCATCGACCGGATCGATACCCTGTTCAACACCGACAACGCCATCACCGGGCTGTCCACCGGCTACACCGACCTCGACGAGAAGACCAGCGGCTTGCAGCCGTCCGACCTGATCATCGTCGCCGGCCGTCCGTCCATGGGTAAGACCACCTTCGCGATGAACCTGGTGGAAAACGCCGTGCTGCGCAGCGACAAGGCGGTGCTGGTGTATTCCCTCGAGATGCCAGGCGAATCGTTGATCATGCGTATGCTGTCGTCCCTGGGTCGCATCGACCAGACCAAGGTCCGTTCCGGCCAACTGGAAGATGACGACTGGCCGCGCCTGACGTCGGCGGTCAACCTGCTCAATGACCGCAAGCTGTTCATCGACGACACCGCCGGCATCAGCCCGTCTGAAATGCGCGCCCGGACCCGTCGCCTGGTGCGCGAGCACGGTGACATTGCGCTGATCATGATCGACTACCTGCAATTGATGCAGATTCCCGGCTCCAGCGGCGACAACCGGACCAACGAGATTTCCGAGATCTCCCGCTCCCTCAAGGCCCTGGCCAAGGAGTTCAACTGCCCGGTGGTGGCGCTCTCCCAGTTGAACCGCTCCCTGGAACAGCGTCCCAACAAGCGCCCGGTGAACTCCGACTTGCGGGAATCCGGAGCGATCGAGCAGGACGCCGACGTCATCATGTTCGTGTACCGGGACGAGGTGTATCACCCCGAGACGGAGCACAAGGGCATCGCCGAGATCATCATCGGCAAGCAGCGGAACGGCCCGATCGGCTTCATCCGCCTGGCGTTCATCGGTAAATACACCCGGTTCGAGAACCTGGCGCCGGGTAGCTATAACTTCGACGATGATGAGTAA
- the rplI gene encoding 50S ribosomal protein L9 (in Escherichia coli this protein is wrapped around the base of the L1 stalk): MQLILLEKIANLGNLGDKVNVKAGYGRNYLLPFGKATAATAANLAAFEERRAELEKAAADRKASAESRAAQLAELEVTITATAGDEGKLFGSIGTHDIADALTASGVEVAKSEVRLPNGTIRNVGEFDVAVHLHAEVEATVRVVVVAA; the protein is encoded by the coding sequence ATGCAACTGATCCTTCTGGAAAAAATCGCCAACCTGGGCAACCTGGGCGACAAAGTAAACGTTAAGGCCGGCTACGGTCGTAACTACCTGCTGCCTTTCGGCAAAGCCACCGCTGCGACCGCTGCCAACCTGGCTGCGTTCGAAGAGCGTCGCGCTGAGCTGGAAAAAGCCGCCGCAGACCGTAAGGCATCGGCTGAAAGCCGTGCTGCCCAACTGGCCGAGCTGGAAGTGACCATCACTGCCACCGCTGGCGACGAAGGCAAGCTGTTCGGTTCGATCGGTACTCACGACATCGCTGACGCACTGACCGCCTCCGGCGTTGAAGTCGCGAAAAGCGAAGTTCGTCTGCCGAACGGCACCATCCGCAACGTGGGTGAATTCGACGTCGCCGTGCACCTGCACGCTGAAGTTGAAGCCACCGTACGCGTTGTCGTGGTAGCAGCCTAA
- a CDS encoding membrane protein, which translates to MRALADFIMRGRVQATLVVAGSAALPLLFWLSAAAGCLVLLRRGSDALSVLGIGLLSALVSWHFLKDPTTLLVLIGASSLALILRAGHTWNRVLLCSVAVGLLCAVSLGTVFSSIIESLAQTFKDVLPLAMGGVYETFSADQKAFVTAMTAPLMIISIASSLQIFSVLCLMLGRYWQASLYNPGGFGREFRAVRFPKGVALSLLAVMCVAPFFGLHALILLPLCSVPLIFAGLALVHGLVAQKRLASFWLVGMYVTLFPFMHLLGPLLVVLAIVDSLIDFRGRMASKDADNANGEG; encoded by the coding sequence ATGCGCGCCTTAGCTGACTTCATCATGCGGGGACGTGTGCAGGCCACGCTGGTCGTGGCCGGATCCGCGGCATTGCCGCTGTTGTTCTGGTTGAGTGCCGCCGCCGGATGCCTTGTGCTCCTGCGGCGCGGTTCGGACGCCTTGAGCGTCCTGGGTATCGGGTTGTTGTCGGCGTTGGTGAGCTGGCATTTCCTGAAGGACCCGACAACGCTCCTGGTGTTGATCGGGGCTAGCAGCCTGGCGTTGATTTTGCGCGCCGGGCATACCTGGAACCGCGTGCTGCTGTGCAGCGTGGCCGTGGGGTTGTTGTGTGCGGTGAGCCTGGGGACTGTGTTCAGTTCCATCATCGAATCGCTGGCGCAGACGTTCAAGGACGTGTTGCCGCTGGCGATGGGTGGGGTCTACGAGACATTCTCGGCAGACCAAAAGGCGTTTGTCACCGCCATGACTGCTCCGCTGATGATCATTTCGATAGCGTCTTCGTTGCAGATCTTTAGCGTGCTGTGCCTGATGCTTGGGCGCTATTGGCAAGCTTCGTTGTACAACCCCGGTGGTTTCGGTCGCGAGTTTCGCGCCGTCCGATTCCCCAAAGGCGTGGCGCTGTCACTGCTGGCCGTCATGTGTGTGGCTCCGTTCTTCGGGCTGCATGCACTGATCCTGTTGCCGTTGTGCAGTGTGCCGCTGATCTTCGCCGGTCTGGCCCTGGTTCATGGGCTGGTGGCGCAGAAACGACTGGCCAGTTTCTGGCTGGTGGGGATGTACGTGACGTTGTTTCCTTTCATGCACTTGCTCGGTCCGTTGCTCGTGGTCCTGGCCATCGTTGACAGCCTGATTGATTTTCGCGGTCGGATGGCGTCGAAAGACGCCGACAACGCGAACGGTGAAGGTTAA
- the rpsR gene encoding 30S ribosomal protein S18 (binds as a heterodimer with protein S6 to the central domain of the 16S rRNA; helps stabilize the platform of the 30S subunit), whose translation MARFFRRRKFCRFTAEDVKEIDYKDLNTLKAYVSETGKIVPSRITGTKARYQRQLATAIKRARFLALLAYTDSHGR comes from the coding sequence ATGGCACGTTTCTTCCGTCGTCGTAAATTCTGCCGCTTCACCGCTGAAGACGTGAAAGAGATCGACTACAAAGATCTCAACACCCTGAAAGCCTACGTATCCGAGACCGGCAAAATCGTTCCAAGCCGTATCACCGGTACCAAAGCTCGTTATCAGCGTCAGCTGGCCACCGCTATCAAGCGCGCCCGCTTCCTGGCCCTGCTGGCCTACACCGACAGCCACGGCCGCTGA
- a CDS encoding 30S ribosomal protein S6 — MRHYEIIFLVHPDQSEQVGGMVERYTKLIEEDGGKIHRLEDWGRRQLAYAINNVHKAHYVMLNVECTGKALAELEDNFRYNDAVIRNLVIRREEAVTGQSEMLKAEENRSERRERRDRPEHSDSADGDDSDSDSDNSDNADE; from the coding sequence ATGCGTCATTACGAAATCATCTTTTTGGTCCACCCGGATCAAAGCGAGCAAGTCGGCGGCATGGTTGAGCGTTACACCAAGCTGATCGAAGAAGACGGCGGCAAAATCCACCGTCTGGAAGACTGGGGCCGTCGTCAACTGGCCTACGCAATCAACAATGTTCACAAGGCTCACTACGTGATGCTGAACGTTGAGTGCACCGGCAAGGCCCTGGCCGAGCTGGAAGACAACTTCCGCTACAACGATGCAGTGATCCGTAACCTGGTCATCCGTCGCGAAGAAGCCGTTACCGGCCAATCCGAGATGCTCAAGGCTGAAGAAAACCGCAGTGAGCGCCGTGAGCGTCGCGACCGTCCTGAGCACTCTGACAGCGCCGATGGCGATGACAGCGATAGCGACAGCGACAACAGCGATAACGCTGACGAGTAA
- a CDS encoding 23S rRNA methyltransferase, with product MSQLEKIYGVHAVEALLRHHPKRVKQIWLAESRSEPRVQTLVELANENRVAVGQAERREMDAWVEGVHQGVVAEVSPSQVWGEAMLEELLDRTEGAPLLLVLDGVTDPHNLGACLRSADAAGALAVIVPKDKSATLTPAVRKVACGAAEVIPLVAVTNLARTLEKLQQRGLWVVGTAGEAEQDLYQQDLTGPTILIMGAEGKGMRRLTREHCDYLVKLPMAGSVSSLNVSVATGVCLFEALRQRSVKAAAKKP from the coding sequence ATGAGTCAGTTGGAAAAAATCTACGGCGTGCATGCCGTGGAAGCGCTGTTGCGTCATCACCCCAAGCGGGTCAAGCAGATCTGGCTGGCGGAAAGCCGCAGCGAGCCTCGGGTGCAAACCCTGGTCGAGCTGGCCAACGAAAACCGCGTGGCAGTCGGCCAGGCCGAGCGGCGCGAGATGGACGCCTGGGTCGAAGGCGTTCACCAGGGCGTCGTGGCCGAGGTCAGCCCGAGCCAAGTCTGGGGTGAGGCCATGCTCGAAGAGCTGCTCGATCGCACCGAAGGCGCGCCACTGTTGCTGGTACTGGACGGCGTGACCGACCCGCATAACCTGGGCGCCTGCCTGCGTTCGGCGGATGCCGCCGGCGCGCTGGCGGTGATCGTGCCCAAGGACAAGTCGGCCACATTGACCCCGGCGGTCCGAAAAGTCGCCTGCGGCGCCGCGGAGGTGATTCCGCTGGTGGCCGTGACCAACCTGGCGCGCACCCTGGAGAAACTCCAGCAGCGTGGCCTGTGGGTGGTCGGCACGGCGGGCGAGGCCGAGCAGGACCTCTACCAGCAGGACCTGACCGGCCCGACGATCCTCATCATGGGCGCCGAAGGCAAGGGCATGCGTCGCCTGACCCGCGAGCATTGCGACTACCTGGTGAAATTGCCGATGGCCGGTAGCGTCAGCAGCCTCAACGTCTCGGTCGCCACCGGGGTCTGCCTGTTCGAGGCGCTGCGCCAGCGTAGCGTCAAGGCGGCTGCTAAGAAGCCTTGA